A stretch of DNA from Thermanaerosceptrum fracticalcis:
CTTTATGAAGCTTTATGGCACCGGTAGCCTGGTTTTTCTCCAGGGCACCGTGGGGACAGGCTTCAATACACGCCGGTTTGTTGCATTGGGTACAGATGGTGGGGACATTTACTCCCCTGTCCTCCAGACGGGTTATTTTCAGGCGTGCCTTGGCGGGGTTTACCGTGCCAAAGTGAGAAAGACTGCACCATTGCTCACAGATACGGCAGCCTACGCATTTCCTGGCTTCTGCAATTAAGACTTTTCTGGACATTTGATCACCTCTTTCTCTATCCTCCACAAACCATGGGTAGTACATAGATTGAATCATTATCCTTGATCTCGCTGTCAAGGGCAGCGTTTTTTTGGTTTATTAAAACTATACCCACTTCCCGCAAGTCAACTCCCAGGCCGGTCAACAGTTCTCTTACCGTACAATTACGAAAGGGAACACTTACCTTGGTGCCAAGTTTAAAACTGGCCATCATGCTGGAACTGAATTCTACAGTTACCATTTTAACGACCTCCGAAATCGTCTTCGACTTCCGACTTCCGAATTTCCGACTTTTTAGGCAGATATAATCTTGTTATCATTATTCGGAAATCAGATAGCGGATGTCGATTAGTCGGGTCTTACGTTTCCAGTATTGCCGGTCTCGTGATACGTCTCCCCTGAATCTCCATTTCCAGCTTGGGCCACCAGGCAGGAACACTGGTTAAGACAACGGGCAGCCCTTCGCTGTTAATCAAAAGCGTTTCTTCACTCTTAGTCCCCTGCAAGGTGGGATTCCAGCCGTACATTTGGTTAACGGCTATGACCTCATTGCGGTCGGGTGCTTTAAATTCCCGGGGTGCATAGGCGATAAGGCCCCCCTGGTGATGGCGCTTCCACTCGTCGGGGTAACCAAAGCGTGCATAACGCTCTTTCGCCCTTTCCAGGACAGCATTGGTGGTTTGACCTGCCACCGTGGCCGCTTCCATGGCACCATCCACCCGGCATACCAGTTCATGCCGTTCTCTAAATACTTCCGGCAGTTTTCCGAAATATACCGAACGGGTTAAAGTAATATGGATCCCCCACTTTTCGCCCACGATGGCGAAGAGAGCATGTTTTTCTAATTTTTTCTCCGTAACCACAGGGTGACGGTGTTGGAGGATCCGCTCATCAGTGCCCACTAACAATACAGGCGTACGTATACCTTGGGCCAGCAGACGCCCGCTCAACATCCCCTGCATCTCCTGTTCCGTCATGCCGGGGTGAATATCCACACATAACCTGGCTAATTCCCTTGAACAAATATCCGCTACTTCCCGGGCTTTCAGAATTTCCGCGGGGGTAAGGGTAAAGCGCAAAACATCGACTTCATTTCCCACAAACTCCATTCCGGCCATAGCCAGGTCGGAACCTATTTTTTTGCCTTTAATAGTCCTTTCCATGATGCTGAGGGGATTCTCATACCACTCAAAAGTTACGGGAATAAAATCCTGATCGGGAACCTGCTCTGTCATGATCCGTTCTATTTCATTGACAGGGGCATACATGTATTTTTTCCCCTCAAGAATGAGGATAAAGGCACAACCCCGTTCCGTACCGAAAGCCACCCGGTTGGTGCCGCCAGCTGTGAACCAGGTGAAATTCACAGCCCGAAAAAGACCAAGCCCGTCTAACCCCTGGTCATTTATTAACTTAAATATTTTTTGTTCCTTTTCCTGAACCTCACTCATTACAGCCTGGGCTGAAATCATAATCCTGCCTCCCTATTTAAAATTCCACCACAGGAATATTTAAAAGCCGGCACAAAGCCCTAATTTCTGCCCTTATATCTCCATAAACCACTACAAAATGGGCTTCCCAGCCCTGCTCAACACTTTGGGCCACAATTTCGCCTGCCTTATTGTCGGTCTTTATGACCACTGAGGTGCCCAAAAACTGCTGGGGCTCATCCAAAGCCTCTCCGCCCAGGAGGTACATACGGTAACCCTTGGGGGTTTTACCCAGACGCAATACAGTAACCCGGCCGGGCTTTAAGCCAAATTCCATGGTAATACCAAGTTTGCGGTTGGGATGCACACCGGCCCGGGCCCCTGTATCTTTATGGGCTAAAGAACAGGCTCCCGCACCGCAATGCCAAAAAGTAATGGCATTCTTATCTTCATCAAGGGAGACTGGGTCACCGAAATAAGGCGCTGAACCTGCCAGTTCCCTGGCCATATACATAGAAATGGCTCCACCAATATCCGCTTCACAGGAGGAGACAATCCCCTTCTCCGTCAATCCTGAAATAGCCGCACAGACGGAAGCACCATACTCCACAAAGAAGTCAGGCCAGCAGCGGGTAGCCAGGGCTCCTAGGCCATGTTCATCCACCACCTGCTGGTAGGCCAGGCGCAGCCTTGCATGCTTATCCAGTGTGGTCTCATCAAAGGCATCCAAACCAGTGATCATCTGTTTAGCTTCAGTTAAGGCCTTTTTGACCTCTTCTTCCTGGAAGAGTCCAGCTCTTTTCATGATATCCCTGGCTTCCAGACGTACCACTCTGGGACCGATATGCCCCATGACATCTACGTCTTCCAGGTTGGAAAAATAGAAACCGGGAGGGAAATGGCCAATCACACCAATGGTTAAATCTTTGAGTTTCCTCTGCATATCAATGGCTTTTAACTGAACAGCCAGTGCATTGCGTAAATTCGCTTCCCCCGGAGCGCCAAAAACATAAGCAAATTCCCTGCCCAGGGAGACCAGTATATTGCCTGCCGCATAAACACCGGTCAAAGAATTGAGTCTTAGCCGTCCTCCGTCTATTACCGGCTCTCTCACACCCCAGAGAATAATGGGGCAATTAAGCTTGCGGGCTACATGGGACATAAACACAGAGTCAACAAAAGTAGTACACTGGACTACTGCCCCATGGGGCAAAGTCCCCTGGATGTTTCTTAAGTAATCTAAGAGCATCTCCGGAGAAGTCAAAAGTTCTTTCGGAGCCGTAACTCCAGGCACCAACTCTTTTAACAAAGCCAGGGATTTTTCATAATAATCCGCAGCACTTTCCATATGGAAGGTGGTACGGGCCAGGGGTAGAAATACAAGACGTAAGTCTTTCACAAGCGGGGCCTCCTTGTTTTAGTTGTTAGTTGGTAGTTGTTAGTAATGTTTAACGCGAACAGTTAACAGTTAACCGCAAACCGTAAATATGGACCCCCCCCCCTGGGAAATTTTTCAAAAACGGTTCACTGTTCACGGTTTACGATTAAAGGTCACTGGACACTGGTCTCTGTCACCAATAAATCGGATATCGGAAGTCGGATAACGGCTAATCGTGCTTAGCCTTTCATGGATCCTGCCGTCATACCGGCAATAAAGTATTTCTGCAGGAAGGTATAGATGATAACCATAGGTATGGAAGCCACAACAACACCTGAGAAGATCATGGGGTAATCGGTCAGATATTCACCCTGAAACTGCAAGAGGGCCAGGGGTAAGGTTTTCAGTTCTGCCGATTTGATGAAGAGCAATGGGTATAAGAGATCGTTCCAGGCAATAACAAAACAGAATATTGCTGCAGTAGCCAGGGCAGGACCTGATAGAGGGAGAACCAGCCTGGTATAAATTTTCCAGTGGGAGGCTCCGTCAATCATAGCTGCTTCGATAAGACCCTTGGGTAGGGTTTTCATAAAACCGGTCAGAATAAACACACAAATAGGAAGCAGCGTCGCTACTGTGACAATAATCAAACCAAGATGTTTGTTTAACAGGTCCAGTTTGGCAAAGAAAACATAAGTGGGAATCATGTTAACCTGGGTCGGAATCATCATCCCCAGGGTGATAAAACTGAAAAGAATGGCTCCCGTCCATTTGGGCATCCGGATAATGGCATAAGAGATCATGGAACCAAAGAACAGGATAAAAAACACAGAGGTAAAGGTAACAATCATACTGTTCTTAAAATAGACTGCCATGTTCTCGTTGGCAAAGAGCCGGCTATAATTAGCCAGGTCCCAGGAACGGGGCAAGCCCAGGGGATTAGTATAAAGCTGGGACAGGTCTTTAAAAGTGGCAAAGAAAACTAAGGACAGGGGTGTGATAATGATTAAGGAATACAAAACAAGGGGAATATGGCGCAGAAGTTCAGGCCATTTCCGCGAGGGAACGGGGTGAGTGGATTCTTGCAAGTTTGGAGTAGGTAAACTCATGAAAACTTCCCTCCTTAATAGCTAACTTTGTTAGCCCGCAGTATTTTAAACTGCAGCAGGGTAATACTTGCCACAATCAGCATAAAGATAACAGCTGTAGCTGAGGCATAACCAAATTTATAGTGGTTAAAGGCTTGATGGTACAAAAACAGTGAGAGGATCTCCGTGGCATACGAAGGACCGCCGTCCGTCATGGCCAGGATAAGATCAAAGGCTTTGAAAGACTGGAGGGTGGTATAGGCCACCACGATGGTTGCCGAAGGAGCTAAAAGGGGCCAGGTAACATGCCGGAAGGTCTGCCAGGGAGTAGCCCCTTCAATGCGAGCTACTTCATACAGGGACTTAGGGATTGATTGCAGCCCCGCAATAAAGATAACCATAACCTGCCCAATGTGGGCCCAGCATTGTACCACAGCAATGCTGTAAATGGCTATGTTCTTATCACCCAGCCAAGACTGGATCAAAAAATCAAGTTTAAGTTTAGTAAGAAAAGTATTCAGGGAACCGATACTGGGGTCATAGACAAAAATCCAGATGAAAGCCACGGAAATAGAAGCAATAATCGTGGGTAAGAAGAAAAGGGCACGGTAAAAGACATTAAGCCGGCTGTTTTTTACCAGCATCATGGCAAAAATTAATGAAAATAAAGTCTGAAAGAATACTACAAACAACATGTATTTGATGTTGTTGCCAAAGGCCTGGGCAAAAATTGGGTCATTGGTCAGCATCTCTTTGTAATTGGCTAAACCCACAAAATTACGCTCTGGAGTAATCCCATTCCAGTCAGTAAGGCTAAGGCCTAATGCTGAAATGGCCGGGAAAACAAAAAAGATTACATACATCAAGAGGCCAGGCAAAATAAAAAAGGATAAAGGCCAGTATTTCCTCATAGTATTCCCCCCCTAAGAGATGATTCTCATTTCTCAATATGTAGTTGGTAGTTGTTAGTTGGCAGTGTAAAAAGATCTTTGGTGAGGAAAGAAGAGAGAGGACCAAGCCTCTCTCTTTTCTATCCTTATTCAGGCTATTTCTTAATTACCCGGTCTACTTCCTGTTGTGCTTTAAGAGCGGCCTTTTCGGGAGCCATTCCGCCGATTACGTCCATAATTGAGTTAACAATGGCTTTTTCTACTTCAGATACGGTAATCATGTAACGCGGCTGGAAGAGAGTCTTTTTCTCGAGCCACTTAGCCTGTTCCATCAACTCTTCAGTTTTGTACTGAACACCGCTGATAGTTAACATCTGACCGGTGGCATTAGCATATTCCGCAGCAATTTCCGGCTTAAAGAGGAAGGCCATAAACTTCTTGGCTGCTTCCACGTTCTTGGAGTCTTTGTTGATAGCGATCATGAAGGTAGCAGTGTGGATACCTTCATACTTCATTTTATCGGCGGACACGGTGATGGGAGCCAGGAGACCTTGTTTGAGATTGGGGTTGGCTTGCTTGTTGGAAGCCATCATATAAGAACCCTG
This window harbors:
- a CDS encoding 4Fe-4S dicluster domain-containing protein; its protein translation is MSRKVLIAEARKCVGCRICEQWCSLSHFGTVNPAKARLKITRLEDRGVNVPTICTQCNKPACIEACPHGALEKNQATGAIKLHKEKCTLCRKCVYACPQGAVFIHPTDEYVLICDLCQGRPKCVENCPEGALQYVPVEVSDRAFRCRIVEEVVKGDECRG
- a CDS encoding MoaD/ThiS family protein, coding for MVTVEFSSSMMASFKLGTKVSVPFRNCTVRELLTGLGVDLREVGIVLINQKNAALDSEIKDNDSIYVLPMVCGG
- a CDS encoding M24 family metallopeptidase, with the protein product MISAQAVMSEVQEKEQKIFKLINDQGLDGLGLFRAVNFTWFTAGGTNRVAFGTERGCAFILILEGKKYMYAPVNEIERIMTEQVPDQDFIPVTFEWYENPLSIMERTIKGKKIGSDLAMAGMEFVGNEVDVLRFTLTPAEILKAREVADICSRELARLCVDIHPGMTEQEMQGMLSGRLLAQGIRTPVLLVGTDERILQHRHPVVTEKKLEKHALFAIVGEKWGIHITLTRSVYFGKLPEVFRERHELVCRVDGAMEAATVAGQTTNAVLERAKERYARFGYPDEWKRHHQGGLIAYAPREFKAPDRNEVIAVNQMYGWNPTLQGTKSEETLLINSEGLPVVLTSVPAWWPKLEMEIQGRRITRPAILET
- a CDS encoding L-fucose/L-arabinose isomerase family protein; amino-acid sequence: MKDLRLVFLPLARTTFHMESAADYYEKSLALLKELVPGVTAPKELLTSPEMLLDYLRNIQGTLPHGAVVQCTTFVDSVFMSHVARKLNCPIILWGVREPVIDGGRLRLNSLTGVYAAGNILVSLGREFAYVFGAPGEANLRNALAVQLKAIDMQRKLKDLTIGVIGHFPPGFYFSNLEDVDVMGHIGPRVVRLEARDIMKRAGLFQEEEVKKALTEAKQMITGLDAFDETTLDKHARLRLAYQQVVDEHGLGALATRCWPDFFVEYGASVCAAISGLTEKGIVSSCEADIGGAISMYMARELAGSAPYFGDPVSLDEDKNAITFWHCGAGACSLAHKDTGARAGVHPNRKLGITMEFGLKPGRVTVLRLGKTPKGYRMYLLGGEALDEPQQFLGTSVVIKTDNKAGEIVAQSVEQGWEAHFVVVYGDIRAEIRALCRLLNIPVVEF
- a CDS encoding carbohydrate ABC transporter permease is translated as MSLPTPNLQESTHPVPSRKWPELLRHIPLVLYSLIIITPLSLVFFATFKDLSQLYTNPLGLPRSWDLANYSRLFANENMAVYFKNSMIVTFTSVFFILFFGSMISYAIIRMPKWTGAILFSFITLGMMIPTQVNMIPTYVFFAKLDLLNKHLGLIIVTVATLLPICVFILTGFMKTLPKGLIEAAMIDGASHWKIYTRLVLPLSGPALATAAIFCFVIAWNDLLYPLLFIKSAELKTLPLALLQFQGEYLTDYPMIFSGVVVASIPMVIIYTFLQKYFIAGMTAGSMKG
- a CDS encoding carbohydrate ABC transporter permease, with the translated sequence MRKYWPLSFFILPGLLMYVIFFVFPAISALGLSLTDWNGITPERNFVGLANYKEMLTNDPIFAQAFGNNIKYMLFVVFFQTLFSLIFAMMLVKNSRLNVFYRALFFLPTIIASISVAFIWIFVYDPSIGSLNTFLTKLKLDFLIQSWLGDKNIAIYSIAVVQCWAHIGQVMVIFIAGLQSIPKSLYEVARIEGATPWQTFRHVTWPLLAPSATIVVAYTTLQSFKAFDLILAMTDGGPSYATEILSLFLYHQAFNHYKFGYASATAVIFMLIVASITLLQFKILRANKVSY